Proteins co-encoded in one Sander vitreus isolate 19-12246 chromosome 9, sanVit1, whole genome shotgun sequence genomic window:
- the bend5 gene encoding BEN domain-containing protein 5 isoform X3, with product MAAQASRAKHRSLPLQALSQDHGRPLSNSSKSLAAVVARLERNAASSCMEGEEDLDEDRLAEEGEDADDEDEDMDAEHQQHHHQQQPQHLEVDTDCVSGVAAAVVPRVLYEELVHSYRQQEEEMRRLQQELERTRRQLVQQAKKLKEYGSLLTEVKELRDFNRRLQDVLLMRLGSEPMHDNGTQTIKAEVVEPIVEAQETCREEANTSSSYSPSPRTVYTCNDGKVHLGGGIWVEEEKWHQLQRTQGDSKFTKNLAVMIWGTETLKNRSVTGVATKKKKDALPKPPLSPSKLKIVRECLYDRVSQETADSAEITQRLSKVNKYICEKIMDINKSIKNEERRESKLLIRQTVKMENFTYDGM from the exons GCCCTGTCTCAGGACCATGGACGCCCCCTTTCCAACTCCTCCAAGAGTCTGGCAGCAGTAGTGGCTCGTCTGGAGAGAAATGCAGCCAGCTCCTGTATGGAGGGCGAAGAAGACCTGGATGAGGACCGGCTGgcggaggagggagaggatgcAGACGACGAAGATGAAGATATGGATGCAGAGCATCAGCAACATCATCACCAGCAGCAACCACAGCATTTGGAGGTGGACACGGATTGTGTGTCTGGGGTAGCTGCAGCAGTGGTTCCCAGAGTCCTGTATGAGGAACTGGTTCATAGCTACaggcaacaggaggaggagatgaggaggCTTCAGCAGGAGCTGGAGAGAACCCGCAGGCAGCTGGTGCAGCAAGCCAAGAAGTTAAAGGAATATGGCAGCTTGCTGACAGAAGTCAAAGAATTAAGGGACTTCAACAGGAGGCTGCAAGACGTACTTCTCATGAGATTGGGCAGCG AGCCTATGCATGACAATGGCACTCAGACAATCAAGGCTGAAGTGGTTGAACCCATTGTTGAGGCCCAAGAAACATGCAGAGAAGAAGCCAACACCAGTTCCAGCTACTCACCCTCACCCAGAACAGTATACACCTGCAACGATGGGAAG GTACACCTCGGTGGAGGGATCtgggtggaggaggagaagtgGCATCAGCTGCAGCGGACCCAGGGAGACTCCAAGTTCACAAAGAACCTGGCTGTAATGATCTGGGGCACAGAAACCCTCAAGAACCGTAGCGTCACTGGAGTGgccaccaaaaaaaagaaagatgccCTGCCCAAACCTCCACTGTCGCCCAGCAAACTGAAAATTGTCAGAG AGTGTCTCTACGACAGAGTGTCTCAAGAGACAGCGGACAGTGCAGAGATTACGCAGAGATTGTCCAAAGTGAACAAATACATCTGTGAAAAAATAATGGACATCAACAAGTCCATCAAGAACGAGGAGCGGCGGGAGTCCAAGCTGCTCATTCGACAGACAGTCAAGATGGAGAACTTCACCTACGATGGCATGTAG
- the bend5 gene encoding BEN domain-containing protein 5 isoform X2: protein MQKKMKIPKMSIKNSGNSIENNFGEERMPLRHKKALSQDHGRPLSNSSKSLAAVVARLERNAASSCMEGEEDLDEDRLAEEGEDADDEDEDMDAEHQQHHHQQQPQHLEVDTDCVSGVAAAVVPRVLYEELVHSYRQQEEEMRRLQQELERTRRQLVQQAKKLKEYGSLLTEVKELRDFNRRLQDVLLMRLGSEPMHDNGTQTIKAEVVEPIVEAQETCREEANTSSSYSPSPRTVYTCNDGKVHLGGGIWVEEEKWHQLQRTQGDSKFTKNLAVMIWGTETLKNRSVTGVATKKKKDALPKPPLSPSKLKIVRECLYDRVSQETADSAEITQRLSKVNKYICEKIMDINKSIKNEERRESKLLIRQTVKMENFTYDGM, encoded by the exons GCCCTGTCTCAGGACCATGGACGCCCCCTTTCCAACTCCTCCAAGAGTCTGGCAGCAGTAGTGGCTCGTCTGGAGAGAAATGCAGCCAGCTCCTGTATGGAGGGCGAAGAAGACCTGGATGAGGACCGGCTGgcggaggagggagaggatgcAGACGACGAAGATGAAGATATGGATGCAGAGCATCAGCAACATCATCACCAGCAGCAACCACAGCATTTGGAGGTGGACACGGATTGTGTGTCTGGGGTAGCTGCAGCAGTGGTTCCCAGAGTCCTGTATGAGGAACTGGTTCATAGCTACaggcaacaggaggaggagatgaggaggCTTCAGCAGGAGCTGGAGAGAACCCGCAGGCAGCTGGTGCAGCAAGCCAAGAAGTTAAAGGAATATGGCAGCTTGCTGACAGAAGTCAAAGAATTAAGGGACTTCAACAGGAGGCTGCAAGACGTACTTCTCATGAGATTGGGCAGCG AGCCTATGCATGACAATGGCACTCAGACAATCAAGGCTGAAGTGGTTGAACCCATTGTTGAGGCCCAAGAAACATGCAGAGAAGAAGCCAACACCAGTTCCAGCTACTCACCCTCACCCAGAACAGTATACACCTGCAACGATGGGAAG GTACACCTCGGTGGAGGGATCtgggtggaggaggagaagtgGCATCAGCTGCAGCGGACCCAGGGAGACTCCAAGTTCACAAAGAACCTGGCTGTAATGATCTGGGGCACAGAAACCCTCAAGAACCGTAGCGTCACTGGAGTGgccaccaaaaaaaagaaagatgccCTGCCCAAACCTCCACTGTCGCCCAGCAAACTGAAAATTGTCAGAG AGTGTCTCTACGACAGAGTGTCTCAAGAGACAGCGGACAGTGCAGAGATTACGCAGAGATTGTCCAAAGTGAACAAATACATCTGTGAAAAAATAATGGACATCAACAAGTCCATCAAGAACGAGGAGCGGCGGGAGTCCAAGCTGCTCATTCGACAGACAGTCAAGATGGAGAACTTCACCTACGATGGCATGTAG